Proteins encoded by one window of Collimonas fungivorans:
- a CDS encoding heavy-metal-associated domain-containing protein: MIEFNVQDMTCGHCAGRITKAINGVDAGAKVEIRIEGRTVSVESTATAGELAEAIRDAGYTPQTA, from the coding sequence ATGATCGAATTCAATGTGCAGGACATGACTTGCGGCCATTGCGCCGGCCGCATTACCAAAGCCATCAACGGCGTGGATGCAGGCGCCAAGGTGGAGATCAGGATAGAAGGGCGCACGGTATCGGTTGAGAGCACCGCGACTGCGGGCGAACTGGCCGAAGCGATCAGGGATGCCGGTTATACACCGCAGACAGCGTAG
- a CDS encoding amino acid synthesis family protein codes for MTKPANFENYHIRKWYTQIDDTLANESGVLADGSLLRKIVIAAAIHNPYAGRFSESLDLILANSSALGHEFGRRIVAALGQDQVESYGKACIVGIGGEYEHGNAFLTPALVMPIREAIGGGKAWIPSSGKRGAPGVELDIPLAHKHALYVPSHYDTVTTQFFDAPNADEVVVAFAVATRGRLHARLGGLKASEIEGKNGLN; via the coding sequence ATGACCAAACCAGCCAATTTCGAGAATTACCATATCCGCAAGTGGTACACCCAGATCGACGACACCCTGGCCAACGAAAGCGGCGTACTGGCCGACGGCAGCCTGCTGCGCAAGATCGTGATCGCGGCGGCCATCCACAATCCCTATGCAGGGCGTTTCAGCGAGAGCCTGGACCTGATCCTGGCCAATTCGTCGGCGCTGGGCCATGAATTCGGCCGCCGCATTGTCGCCGCGCTGGGGCAGGACCAGGTGGAAAGCTACGGCAAGGCTTGCATCGTCGGCATCGGCGGCGAATACGAGCACGGCAACGCCTTCCTGACGCCGGCCTTGGTGATGCCGATCCGCGAAGCCATCGGCGGCGGCAAGGCCTGGATTCCGTCTTCCGGCAAGCGCGGCGCACCGGGCGTCGAGCTCGATATTCCGCTGGCGCATAAACATGCTTTGTACGTGCCTTCGCATTACGACACTGTCACCACCCAGTTCTTCGATGCGCCGAACGCTGATGAAGTCGTGGTGGCGTTCGCCGTGGCGACGCGCGGCCGCCTGCATGCACGCCTGGGCGGTTTGAAAGCCAGTGAAATCGAAGGCAAGAACGGCTTGAATTAA
- a CDS encoding heavy metal translocating P-type ATPase, protein MSSTSAIQATEFQLPIDGMSCASCVSHVEKALRKVSGVREVSVNLATELATVQADGATTVAPLVAAVEKAGYQVRQQEVTLDIEGMSCASCVSRVEKALHKVAGVQTVAVNLASEKATLGTAGVVPVDKLIAAVKAAGYEASLPKPTPAAAAAKSALPSWWPVAAAALFTLPLVLPMLAMPFGLDWALPGWWQLALATPVQFWLGARFYRAGWRALKAGSGNMDLLVALGTSAAYGLSLYLLLAAGHGAMAHLYFEASAAVITLVLLGKWLETRAKRQTADAIRTLNALRPERATVRRIEGRDSVDRDIAITALQLGDVVVVRAGERIAADGVVLEGHSQVDESLLTGESLPVEKRAHDRVTAGAINGSGLLLVNTTAIGAETTLARIIRMVEHAQAAKAPIQRLVDQVSAIFVPVVLLIAALTLLGWGLASGDWQQALLNAVAVLVIACPCALGLATPTAIMAGTGIAARFGILIKDAEALEIAHRISVVAFDKTGTLTVGHPALLALVPSAPDASDDLLALAAAVQRGSEHPLARAVLAAAEQKGLPAAHTASKVQAVAGRGIQASVGDRQCYLGSSRWMQELGVDIAPLASEAGQLEAEGRTVSWLAAGTDGLPALAGLLAFGDEIKPTARAAIQQLQRLSLRVAMLSGDNQGSAGAVGRELGISEIHAEILPAEKARVITDLKAGGAVVAMVGDGINDAPALAAADVGIAMSTGTDVAMQAAGITLMRGDPGLVADAIDISRRTYSKIRQNLFWAFIYNLIGIPLAALGYLNPVLAGAAMAFSSVSVVSNALLLRRWRPQSNKGKTHD, encoded by the coding sequence ATGAGCAGTACCAGCGCAATCCAAGCGACCGAATTCCAGCTGCCGATAGACGGCATGAGCTGCGCATCGTGCGTATCCCATGTCGAAAAGGCCTTGCGCAAGGTAAGCGGCGTGCGTGAAGTCAGCGTCAACCTGGCGACCGAACTGGCGACCGTGCAAGCCGATGGCGCAACGACCGTCGCCCCCCTGGTCGCCGCCGTGGAAAAAGCCGGCTACCAGGTCAGGCAGCAGGAAGTCACGCTGGATATCGAAGGCATGAGCTGCGCTTCCTGCGTCAGCCGGGTGGAGAAAGCCTTGCACAAGGTGGCTGGCGTGCAGACCGTGGCGGTCAACCTGGCCAGCGAAAAAGCGACGTTGGGCACCGCCGGCGTGGTCCCGGTCGACAAGCTGATCGCGGCAGTCAAGGCGGCCGGCTACGAAGCCTCGCTGCCCAAGCCGACGCCAGCAGCGGCGGCCGCCAAGAGCGCATTGCCGAGCTGGTGGCCGGTCGCCGCTGCCGCGTTGTTTACCCTGCCGCTGGTGCTGCCGATGCTGGCCATGCCGTTCGGACTTGACTGGGCCTTGCCCGGCTGGTGGCAGCTGGCCCTGGCGACGCCGGTGCAGTTCTGGCTCGGCGCCCGCTTCTACCGGGCCGGCTGGCGCGCGCTGAAGGCTGGCAGCGGCAACATGGATTTGCTGGTGGCGCTTGGCACCAGCGCTGCTTACGGCTTGTCGCTGTACCTGTTGCTGGCGGCCGGGCATGGCGCCATGGCGCACCTGTATTTCGAAGCCTCGGCAGCGGTCATCACGCTGGTGCTGCTTGGAAAATGGCTGGAAACCCGCGCCAAGCGCCAGACCGCCGACGCCATCCGCACCTTGAATGCACTGCGCCCGGAACGTGCCACGGTAAGGCGTATTGAAGGCAGGGACAGCGTCGACCGCGATATCGCCATAACCGCCTTGCAACTCGGCGATGTAGTAGTAGTGCGCGCCGGCGAACGCATTGCCGCTGACGGCGTGGTGCTGGAAGGACACAGCCAGGTCGACGAATCGCTGCTGACCGGCGAGAGCCTGCCGGTAGAAAAACGGGCGCACGACCGGGTGACCGCCGGCGCCATCAACGGCTCGGGCCTGCTGCTGGTGAACACCACGGCTATCGGCGCCGAAACCACGCTGGCGCGCATCATCCGCATGGTGGAACATGCGCAGGCCGCCAAAGCGCCTATCCAGCGCCTGGTCGACCAGGTCAGTGCGATCTTCGTGCCGGTGGTGCTGCTGATCGCCGCCCTCACCCTGCTGGGCTGGGGCCTGGCCAGCGGCGACTGGCAACAGGCCTTGCTCAACGCGGTGGCGGTGCTGGTGATCGCCTGCCCTTGCGCGCTGGGGCTGGCGACGCCGACCGCGATCATGGCCGGCACCGGCATCGCCGCCCGTTTCGGCATCCTGATCAAGGATGCCGAGGCGCTGGAAATCGCCCACCGCATCAGCGTAGTGGCTTTTGATAAAACGGGCACCCTGACGGTCGGCCATCCGGCGCTGCTGGCCTTGGTGCCGAGCGCGCCGGATGCAAGCGATGATTTGCTGGCGCTGGCCGCGGCAGTACAGCGCGGCAGCGAACATCCGCTGGCGCGCGCCGTACTCGCCGCCGCCGAGCAAAAAGGATTGCCGGCTGCACATACCGCCAGCAAGGTGCAAGCCGTCGCCGGACGCGGGATACAGGCCAGCGTCGGCGATCGCCAGTGCTACCTGGGCAGTTCACGCTGGATGCAGGAACTGGGCGTCGACATCGCCCCCCTGGCGAGCGAAGCCGGGCAGCTGGAAGCCGAGGGCCGCACCGTATCCTGGCTCGCCGCAGGAACCGATGGACTGCCCGCGCTGGCCGGCCTGCTGGCCTTCGGCGACGAGATCAAGCCAACCGCCAGGGCCGCGATCCAGCAGCTGCAGCGGCTGTCGCTGCGGGTCGCCATGCTGAGCGGCGACAATCAAGGCAGCGCCGGCGCCGTCGGCCGTGAGCTGGGGATCAGCGAAATCCATGCGGAAATCCTGCCGGCCGAAAAAGCCAGGGTCATCACCGACCTGAAGGCCGGCGGCGCCGTGGTCGCCATGGTGGGCGACGGCATCAACGACGCGCCGGCGCTGGCCGCCGCCGATGTCGGCATCGCCATGTCGACCGGCACCGACGTCGCCATGCAGGCCGCCGGCATCACCCTGATGCGCGGCGATCCGGGCCTGGTCGCGGATGCCATCGATATCTCGCGCCGCACTTACAGCAAGATCCGCCAGAACCTGTTCTGGGCCTTTATCTACAACCTGATCGGAATTCCGCTGGCGGCGCTGGGCTACCTCAACCCGGTGCTGGCCGGCGCGGCGATGGCGTTCAGCAGTGTCAGCGTGGTCAGCAACGCTCTGCTGCTGCGCCGCTGGCGGCCTCAATCCAACAAGGGGAAGACACATGACTAA
- the cueR gene encoding Cu(I)-responsive transcriptional regulator, giving the protein MNIGDAALASGVSAKMIRHYEETGLIPKASRSDGGYRTYAERDIHLLRFIRQGRLLGFSMKQIAELIGLWLDQSRPSSKVKQLALSHITELDDKIKELQAMKATLEQLACHCHGDDRPDCPILEGLARQ; this is encoded by the coding sequence ATGAATATCGGCGACGCCGCTCTGGCTTCAGGGGTTTCGGCCAAGATGATCCGGCACTACGAAGAAACCGGCCTGATCCCGAAGGCCAGCCGCAGCGACGGCGGCTACCGCACTTACGCGGAACGCGATATCCACCTGCTGCGTTTCATCCGCCAGGGCCGCCTGCTGGGATTCTCGATGAAACAGATCGCAGAACTGATCGGCCTCTGGCTGGACCAGTCGCGCCCCAGCAGCAAGGTCAAGCAGCTGGCGCTGTCGCATATTACTGAACTGGACGACAAGATCAAGGAGCTGCAAGCCATGAAGGCCACGCTGGAACAGCTGGCCTGCCATTGCCATGGCGACGACCGCCCGGATTGCCCTATCCTTGAAGGCCTTGCCCGGCAATGA